In a genomic window of Flammeovirga agarivorans:
- a CDS encoding glycoside hydrolase family 3 N-terminal domain-containing protein — protein sequence MKHTWRKGLATAALCSILLGFDSPDVDPVQKNNIENIVKSKLSTEEKVDKILKELTLEEKVGQMTQITLDVITKGENVFVSDEPLTLDQKLLEEAIKKYKIGSVLNTANNRARTPEKWNEVITQIQKLAMKEIGVPVLYGVDAIHGTTYTAGATFFPQQIGMAATWNPDLNKQGCAVTAYETRASSIPWDFSPVLDMGRNPAWPRIWETYGEDVYLTSQMGIAAVDGYEGVNNDLSDETKVAACIKHFIGYGSEKSGKDRTPSYLPEVELREHYMPSYKAAIDAGAHTIMINSGIINGTPVHASYKLLTELLKEELGFKGLVVTDWADIENLHNRDKVADTHKEAVKQSINAGIDMSMVPYNFKFADYLIELVQEGEVPMSRIDDAVRRILTVKMELGLFEKPAPKVKEYPDFGSEKHEKIAYNAASESITLLKNNKDILPLKEGTKLLVTGPNANSMRTLNGGWTYSWQGEKVEEFAKDYNTILEAVENKFGKENVKFAAGVEYNHEGQYYEEKNIDIDAAVKAAEGTDVILLCLGENTYTETPGNLHDLYISQNQRKLAEALAKTGKPVVLVLNEGRPRLISQFESEMTAVVHTYLPGNFGGDALADILSGEVNPSGKLPYSYPMYPNSLGTYDHKPSEASEKMEGMYDYNSSLPLQYAFGHGLSYTTFDYSDITISKSDIGPDEQFTVKVKVKNTGNRAGKEVVQLYSKDLYASITPDNKRLRRFEKINLEAGESQEVVFTLKARDLAFVDADLNWTVEKGEFRFMIDDQSVSLNVSETKKFDKLSN from the coding sequence ATGAAACATACTTGGAGAAAGGGATTAGCAACAGCAGCATTATGCTCTATTTTATTGGGATTCGACTCACCTGATGTAGACCCTGTACAAAAAAACAACATTGAAAATATCGTCAAAAGTAAGTTGTCTACTGAAGAGAAAGTAGATAAAATACTTAAAGAACTAACTTTAGAAGAGAAAGTAGGTCAAATGACACAGATTACTTTAGACGTTATCACCAAAGGAGAAAACGTTTTTGTAAGTGACGAACCACTAACTCTCGATCAAAAATTATTAGAAGAAGCGATTAAAAAATATAAAATCGGTTCGGTGCTTAATACTGCTAATAATAGAGCTAGAACTCCAGAAAAATGGAATGAAGTCATCACACAGATTCAAAAACTGGCGATGAAAGAAATTGGAGTACCCGTTCTTTATGGTGTAGATGCTATTCATGGTACTACATATACTGCAGGAGCAACTTTCTTCCCTCAACAAATTGGTATGGCTGCTACATGGAACCCTGATTTAAACAAACAAGGGTGTGCAGTAACAGCTTATGAAACAAGAGCGAGTTCAATTCCTTGGGACTTTTCACCTGTACTGGATATGGGTAGAAACCCGGCTTGGCCTCGTATCTGGGAGACATATGGTGAAGATGTGTATTTAACGTCCCAAATGGGAATAGCAGCGGTTGATGGTTACGAAGGAGTGAACAATGATTTATCAGATGAAACTAAAGTAGCTGCTTGTATCAAGCACTTTATTGGTTACGGTAGTGAAAAATCTGGTAAGGATAGAACTCCTTCTTATCTTCCAGAAGTGGAGTTAAGAGAGCATTATATGCCTTCATACAAGGCTGCAATTGATGCTGGTGCACATACTATCATGATCAATTCAGGAATCATTAATGGTACACCTGTACATGCTAGCTATAAACTCCTTACAGAATTATTAAAAGAAGAATTAGGTTTTAAAGGTCTAGTAGTAACAGACTGGGCAGATATTGAAAACCTTCACAATAGAGATAAAGTAGCAGATACACATAAAGAAGCTGTAAAACAGTCGATTAATGCTGGTATCGATATGTCTATGGTACCTTACAACTTCAAATTTGCTGATTATCTAATTGAATTAGTTCAAGAAGGTGAAGTGCCAATGTCTCGAATTGATGATGCTGTAAGAAGAATCTTAACTGTAAAAATGGAGTTGGGATTATTCGAAAAACCAGCACCAAAAGTAAAAGAATACCCTGATTTTGGTAGCGAAAAGCATGAGAAAATTGCTTACAATGCCGCTTCAGAATCAATCACTTTATTAAAAAATAATAAAGATATTCTGCCACTTAAGGAAGGAACAAAGCTTTTGGTTACAGGACCAAATGCTAATTCTATGAGAACATTAAATGGCGGATGGACTTATTCATGGCAAGGAGAAAAAGTAGAGGAATTCGCTAAGGATTACAATACTATTTTAGAAGCCGTTGAGAATAAGTTTGGCAAAGAGAATGTAAAGTTTGCTGCTGGAGTGGAGTACAACCACGAAGGTCAGTATTATGAAGAGAAAAATATCGATATCGATGCAGCAGTAAAAGCGGCAGAAGGTACAGATGTAATTCTACTTTGCTTAGGAGAAAACACTTATACTGAAACTCCTGGTAACTTGCATGATCTTTATATCTCTCAAAACCAAAGAAAACTTGCTGAAGCTTTAGCAAAAACAGGAAAGCCTGTAGTATTGGTATTGAATGAAGGTCGTCCTCGTTTGATTTCACAATTTGAATCAGAAATGACAGCAGTAGTTCATACTTATCTTCCAGGAAACTTTGGTGGAGATGCATTAGCTGATATTTTATCGGGAGAGGTGAACCCATCGGGTAAATTACCTTATTCGTATCCTATGTATCCTAACTCTTTAGGAACATACGATCATAAACCATCTGAAGCATCAGAAAAAATGGAAGGTATGTATGATTACAACTCATCACTTCCTTTACAATATGCCTTTGGACATGGATTAAGTTATACCACTTTCGATTACTCTGATATCACAATCTCAAAATCAGATATTGGACCAGACGAACAATTTACGGTTAAAGTAAAAGTAAAAAATACAGGAAATAGAGCAGGTAAGGAAGTAGTACAATTGTACTCTAAAGATTTATATGCATCTATCACTCCTGATAATAAACGTCTTAGACGTTTTGAGAAGATAAATCTTGAAGCTGGTGAATCGCAAGAGGTGGTATTCACCCTAAAAGCTAGAGATTTAGCGTTTGTGGACGCGGATTTAAATTGGACTGTAGAAAAAGGCGAATTCAGATTCATGATCGATGATCAATCTGTTTCCCTTAACGTAAGTGAAACAAAGAAGTTTGATAAACTGTCGAACTAA
- a CDS encoding PKD domain-containing protein, giving the protein MKQNIYSIFSLVILFWMASCTEKAPSLGPNPTSDDVSFTAVPTSENANIYEFTNTTPNSIAYWSFGTGASGKGETVTAEYAVQGDYDVTLLVVTADGQAEATKTITIESTDFTLLDREDYNLLTGGADSINGKSWVFDKMTLGHMGVGPGPTFADGETFEPTWWQGGPLAKEGLGMYDDVLNFNLNGFKFNLENNGDTYAKSYMADWFTSRGGSIIQDSDDHTYAITFEDQSDWTWSISDRDGKKYLTFSGDAFPGWHVGGSQEYEVITLNEDELYLRTVGENTDEAWYFGFVREGFERPIIEKPYQSEDIFDNFAGNTNVSFVADGALSFVTGVSNFDFNDNDAESVGRYVRTDAAGEDGWIQNYQTELPYRIDLTERHVFKMKVYLMPSNDYTTVTPAGETAGWLNADTPLATTVALRLESSEHGEAWRSRAEVAHTIGSDQLGHWVELTFDYSSVMTDGNFNWAWDAPAIGNDFYDKVIIQIGGEGHTRPGTFYISDFRLEE; this is encoded by the coding sequence ATGAAACAAAATATATATTCGATATTCAGCTTAGTCATCCTATTTTGGATGGCAAGCTGTACTGAAAAAGCACCTTCATTAGGTCCAAATCCGACTTCTGATGATGTAAGTTTTACAGCAGTTCCGACTTCTGAAAACGCTAATATTTATGAGTTTACTAATACTACTCCAAACTCAATTGCTTACTGGTCTTTTGGTACTGGTGCTTCTGGTAAAGGAGAAACTGTAACTGCTGAATATGCGGTACAAGGTGATTATGATGTAACTCTATTAGTAGTAACAGCGGATGGTCAAGCTGAAGCTACAAAAACCATTACAATTGAAAGTACTGACTTTACTTTATTGGATAGAGAGGATTACAACCTTTTAACAGGTGGTGCAGATTCAATCAATGGTAAAAGCTGGGTGTTTGATAAAATGACTTTAGGTCATATGGGTGTTGGTCCTGGACCTACATTTGCAGATGGTGAAACTTTTGAACCAACTTGGTGGCAAGGTGGACCTTTAGCAAAAGAAGGTTTAGGTATGTATGATGATGTGTTAAACTTCAACTTAAATGGTTTTAAATTTAACCTTGAGAATAACGGAGATACATACGCAAAAAGTTATATGGCTGATTGGTTTACTTCTAGAGGAGGTTCAATTATCCAAGATTCAGATGACCATACTTATGCAATTACTTTTGAAGATCAATCTGATTGGACATGGTCAATTTCAGATCGTGATGGTAAGAAATATTTAACATTCTCTGGTGATGCATTCCCAGGATGGCATGTGGGTGGTTCTCAAGAATATGAAGTAATCACTTTAAATGAAGACGAATTATATTTAAGAACAGTTGGTGAGAATACTGACGAGGCTTGGTACTTTGGTTTTGTTAGAGAAGGTTTTGAAAGACCTATTATAGAGAAGCCATACCAGTCTGAAGATATTTTTGACAACTTTGCAGGAAATACAAATGTTTCTTTTGTTGCCGATGGTGCTTTATCTTTCGTAACGGGAGTATCAAACTTCGACTTTAACGATAATGATGCAGAATCAGTAGGTAGATATGTAAGAACTGACGCTGCTGGTGAAGATGGTTGGATTCAAAATTACCAAACAGAGCTTCCTTACAGAATTGATCTAACTGAACGTCATGTTTTCAAAATGAAAGTATACCTAATGCCTTCTAATGATTACACAACTGTGACACCTGCAGGAGAGACAGCTGGTTGGTTAAATGCTGATACACCATTAGCAACAACAGTTGCTTTACGTTTAGAAAGTTCAGAACATGGTGAAGCTTGGAGATCAAGAGCAGAAGTTGCTCATACAATTGGTTCAGATCAATTGGGTCACTGGGTAGAATTAACTTTCGACTATTCATCAGTAATGACTGATGGTAACTTTAACTGGGCTTGGGACGCACCAGCAATTGGTAATGACTTTTATGATAAAGTGATCATCCAAATTGGTGGAGAAGGACATACTCGTCCAGGCACATTCTACATTTCAGACTTTAGATTAGAAGAGTAA
- a CDS encoding SusC/RagA family TonB-linked outer membrane protein: MKLKTLLSKHFILTLFVSLIFGANVIAQERTVSGVVKGASDGMPLPGVNVSIEGTTIGTITDFDGKYSLNIKDEKTSIIFSFIGYKSQTVVVGTQGTINVTLEDDLEELEEVIVVGYGVQKKSVVTGAIASVKSDEITETPITNASQALQGRTPGVLVTNTSGQPGAGIEIRVRGTGSNGDNSPLYVVDGMQVDNINFLNPNDIESMEVLKDAASSAIYGARGANGVVMITTKKGKEGKARITYDGYFGIQTAARTSDLMNAQQYMEFHNMGAANAGYDQPFSAADMANPRADTDWQDEAFGNAPIQSHNISTSGGSESSTYLMSFGYLGQDGIVAPDKSNYERFNFRLNGTHKLSKSLTAGANMTYVHEKQSGIQENNAFGGSIQNVLLHDPLTPVYETDPNRIAELETKNGAVKNSNGQYYAVSDQDLREIVNPLARFENTNDESFTNKLIGNVFLEYKPVNIEGLRFKTDFGIDQGSWSNRNYTPEAYYNPNNTVATSSVSQNMNNYMTWQWENVAMYDRTFNEKHQINGVLGMTMRQSTGIDMSGSRANLQLPGWHYGYLGNGADDNNQKSNGGAYDQRLLSYFGRVGYTYDNKYMLSATMRYDGSSNFGPNNKYGFFPSVQAGWVLSNEDFLSSSETINFLKLRAAWGQVGNDKIEAFGYMQAIAPTYAYPIGPDGNPQPGYGVDRAGNPDLKWETAQEFNFGLDAGFFQDMLTTNIDVYSRQRKDLLGYQPIPDYVGMQDPITNMGTVQNRGIEMALTYQNREGELKYSFTGNFAYNDNKVLDVNNEDGIIYGPTMFQTDGQLVMMEGESLPVYYGFKTDGVFQSQAQADAYNEMYGKNAVAGDIQYVDSNGDGVIDANDRTAIGSPVHNWSYGLTIKLEYKGFDFSMFWQGQAGGEMINAAMRPDLMTTQNYPTRYLDSWTPSNPNASMPRFTHNDTNKNYTWMNDMVHLEDASYLRLQNIQVGYNFSDKACEKIGVGRLRVYASGNNLVTISEYSGINPENGHGGVWSGYDLGSYPVAASYLVGLNVTF, from the coding sequence ATGAAATTGAAAACATTACTTAGTAAACACTTCATCTTAACTTTGTTCGTATCGCTAATTTTCGGAGCAAACGTAATTGCACAAGAAAGAACGGTATCGGGTGTTGTTAAAGGTGCAAGTGATGGAATGCCTTTACCTGGCGTTAACGTATCAATCGAAGGTACAACTATCGGAACAATCACAGATTTTGACGGTAAATACTCATTAAATATCAAAGATGAAAAGACAAGTATTATCTTCTCATTTATTGGTTACAAATCACAAACTGTTGTAGTTGGTACTCAAGGTACAATCAATGTAACTCTTGAAGACGACTTAGAAGAATTAGAAGAAGTAATCGTAGTAGGTTACGGTGTTCAAAAGAAATCTGTAGTAACAGGTGCGATTGCATCAGTGAAGTCAGATGAAATTACAGAAACACCAATTACAAACGCTTCTCAAGCATTACAAGGTAGAACTCCAGGTGTTTTAGTAACAAACACTTCAGGACAGCCAGGTGCTGGAATTGAAATCCGTGTTCGTGGTACAGGTTCTAACGGTGATAACTCTCCGTTATATGTAGTTGACGGAATGCAAGTTGACAACATTAACTTCTTGAACCCGAATGATATCGAATCTATGGAAGTACTAAAAGATGCTGCTTCTTCTGCTATCTATGGTGCTCGTGGTGCGAACGGTGTTGTAATGATTACGACTAAAAAAGGTAAAGAAGGTAAAGCAAGAATTACATATGATGGTTACTTTGGTATTCAAACAGCTGCAAGAACATCAGATTTGATGAATGCACAACAATACATGGAGTTCCATAACATGGGTGCTGCTAATGCAGGTTACGACCAACCATTCTCTGCAGCTGATATGGCTAATCCTAGAGCTGATACAGATTGGCAAGACGAAGCATTTGGTAATGCTCCTATCCAAAGTCATAACATCTCAACATCAGGTGGTTCTGAAAGCTCTACTTACTTAATGAGTTTCGGTTACTTAGGACAAGACGGTATTGTTGCTCCTGACAAGTCGAATTATGAGCGTTTCAACTTTAGATTAAACGGTACTCACAAATTATCGAAGTCTTTAACTGCTGGTGCTAACATGACGTACGTTCACGAAAAGCAAAGTGGTATCCAAGAAAACAATGCTTTTGGTGGTTCAATCCAAAACGTATTACTTCATGATCCATTAACTCCAGTATACGAAACTGATCCTAATAGAATTGCTGAGTTAGAGACTAAGAATGGCGCCGTAAAAAATAGCAATGGTCAATACTATGCAGTATCAGACCAAGACTTAAGAGAGATTGTAAACCCGTTAGCTCGTTTTGAGAATACTAACGACGAATCATTTACAAATAAATTAATTGGTAACGTATTCTTAGAATATAAGCCAGTAAACATCGAAGGATTACGTTTTAAGACTGACTTTGGTATCGATCAAGGTTCATGGTCAAACAGAAACTATACTCCAGAAGCTTACTACAACCCGAATAACACTGTAGCAACTTCATCAGTGAGCCAAAACATGAACAACTACATGACATGGCAATGGGAAAACGTAGCGATGTATGATCGTACTTTCAATGAGAAGCATCAAATTAATGGTGTTTTAGGTATGACTATGCGTCAATCAACAGGTATTGACATGTCAGGTTCAAGAGCTAACTTACAATTACCAGGATGGCATTATGGTTACTTAGGTAATGGTGCTGATGACAATAACCAAAAGTCAAATGGTGGAGCTTATGACCAGAGATTATTATCATACTTTGGTAGAGTAGGTTATACTTACGACAATAAGTACATGTTAAGTGCAACAATGCGTTATGATGGTTCTTCAAACTTTGGTCCTAACAATAAGTATGGTTTCTTCCCATCAGTTCAAGCAGGTTGGGTATTATCAAACGAAGATTTCTTATCTTCTTCAGAGACTATCAACTTCTTGAAACTTAGAGCAGCTTGGGGTCAGGTAGGTAACGATAAGATTGAAGCATTCGGTTATATGCAAGCAATTGCTCCTACATACGCTTATCCAATCGGACCTGATGGTAACCCTCAGCCAGGTTATGGTGTAGATAGAGCAGGTAACCCAGATTTGAAATGGGAAACAGCTCAAGAATTTAACTTCGGTTTAGATGCAGGTTTCTTCCAAGACATGCTAACAACGAATATCGATGTTTATTCAAGACAACGTAAAGACCTTTTAGGGTACCAACCAATTCCTGATTACGTAGGTATGCAAGACCCAATCACAAACATGGGTACTGTACAAAACAGAGGTATTGAAATGGCTTTAACTTACCAAAATAGAGAAGGTGAATTAAAGTACTCTTTCACAGGTAACTTTGCTTACAATGACAACAAAGTATTGGATGTAAACAATGAAGACGGTATCATCTACGGTCCTACAATGTTCCAAACTGATGGTCAATTAGTAATGATGGAAGGAGAGTCTCTACCAGTATACTATGGTTTTAAAACTGATGGTGTATTCCAATCTCAAGCTCAAGCAGATGCATACAACGAAATGTATGGTAAAAATGCAGTAGCAGGTGATATTCAATATGTAGACTCAAACGGTGATGGTGTAATCGACGCAAATGATAGAACAGCAATCGGTTCTCCAGTTCACAATTGGTCTTACGGTTTAACAATTAAGTTAGAATACAAAGGATTTGATTTCTCAATGTTCTGGCAAGGACAAGCAGGTGGCGAAATGATCAATGCTGCAATGCGTCCTGACTTAATGACTACACAAAACTACCCTACAAGATACCTTGATTCTTGGACGCCTTCGAACCCGAATGCAAGCATGCCAAGATTCACTCACAACGATACAAACAAGAACTACACTTGGATGAACGATATGGTTCACTTAGAGGATGCTTCTTACCTACGTTTACAAAACATTCAAGTAGGTTATAACTTCAGTGACAAAGCTTGTGAGAAAATCGGTGTAGGTAGACTAAGAGTTTATGCTTCAGGTAACAACTTAGTGACTATCTCTGAATACTCAGGAATTAACCCTGAAAACGGTCACGGAGGTGTTTGGAGTGGTTACGACTTAGGTTCTTACCCTGTAGCAGCTTCTTACTTAGTTGGTCTTAATGTCACATTCTAA
- a CDS encoding family 16 glycosylhydrolase: protein MKQLLFIFITFFSFQQAFSQDDCYELVWNDEFDYNGAPDSEKWGYDIGGNGWGNNEDQYYTDNLSNAQVTGGRLLITARKESFGGKSYTSARLISKNKGDWLYGKVVVRAKLPKGQGTWPAIWMLPTDWEYGGWPSSGEIDIMEHVGYEENVVHGTVHTEAYNHSSNTQKGQKVTISDATTAFHDYTLEWTEDNITVGYDDQTYFTFPKRGTYKEWPFDKRFHLLLNIAMGGNWGGAGGPTDDTALPATMEVEYVRVYQNTVGELSISGDNVVDKNSEQTYSVSGLDGTVTWTLPEGATITSDDVTASTITVEFGDNAVGGEIKAAVQGNCSTYDVSEDIIVVQGAPSEDEALFPSLDTDVSNWSIPEDFTEIFEVSADGDMTLVKFDVSDPSENPYIDYYFSEVYDFSGHNNFSIALKLSSSTLPDAMGIYLLDANLDEIGGDQLRLLPNDVEADCNVRTYTYQFENTLTRVRGIRMYINHGLFSGPNAGGLLIGDIKVSNQTLSDEQLSTDGDCGILDEIISSTNDTLSSFSIYPNPVKNGETLYFGELANAKLYSTMGVLQFQTEEEVGSITINHLEKGFYILVLEQEGYSVSKKILIE from the coding sequence ATGAAACAACTACTTTTTATATTCATTACTTTTTTCTCATTTCAACAAGCTTTTTCACAAGACGATTGTTATGAATTAGTATGGAATGATGAGTTCGATTATAATGGTGCTCCCGATTCGGAAAAATGGGGGTATGATATTGGTGGAAATGGTTGGGGTAACAACGAGGACCAATATTACACAGATAACCTATCTAATGCCCAAGTGACTGGAGGTAGACTATTGATTACTGCTAGAAAAGAATCATTTGGTGGAAAATCATATACTTCTGCAAGATTAATTTCTAAGAATAAAGGAGATTGGTTGTATGGTAAAGTAGTCGTAAGAGCAAAATTACCAAAAGGGCAGGGTACTTGGCCAGCTATTTGGATGTTACCAACAGATTGGGAATATGGTGGATGGCCATCAAGTGGTGAGATTGATATCATGGAGCATGTTGGTTACGAAGAAAATGTAGTTCATGGTACAGTACATACGGAGGCCTATAACCATTCTTCGAATACACAAAAAGGCCAAAAGGTAACCATCAGTGATGCTACTACTGCATTTCATGATTATACATTAGAGTGGACAGAAGATAATATTACCGTAGGATACGACGATCAGACGTATTTTACATTTCCTAAAAGAGGAACATATAAAGAATGGCCTTTTGATAAGCGTTTCCACTTACTATTAAATATCGCTATGGGCGGTAATTGGGGTGGAGCAGGCGGACCTACTGATGATACAGCTTTACCAGCAACTATGGAAGTTGAATATGTAAGAGTGTATCAGAATACAGTAGGAGAACTTTCGATCTCAGGGGACAATGTTGTAGATAAAAATTCTGAGCAAACTTACTCGGTGAGTGGTTTGGATGGTACTGTTACTTGGACTTTACCAGAAGGAGCAACAATTACTTCTGATGACGTCACAGCTTCTACAATCACAGTTGAGTTTGGTGATAATGCAGTGGGTGGTGAAATTAAGGCTGCTGTTCAAGGAAATTGTAGTACTTATGATGTATCAGAAGACATTATTGTGGTACAAGGAGCACCATCAGAAGATGAAGCATTATTCCCATCATTGGATACAGATGTTTCTAATTGGTCTATCCCAGAAGATTTTACAGAGATATTCGAAGTGTCTGCAGATGGAGACATGACTTTGGTGAAATTCGATGTTAGTGATCCATCAGAAAACCCTTATATCGATTATTATTTTTCTGAAGTTTATGATTTCAGTGGACACAATAACTTTAGTATTGCTTTAAAGCTTTCTTCATCTACTTTACCTGATGCGATGGGTATCTATTTACTAGATGCTAATCTTGATGAAATTGGAGGTGATCAATTACGATTATTGCCAAATGATGTAGAAGCAGACTGTAATGTAAGAACATATACATATCAATTCGAAAATACTTTAACGAGAGTTAGAGGTATTAGAATGTATATTAATCATGGACTTTTTTCGGGGCCTAATGCAGGAGGTTTATTGATTGGTGATATTAAAGTATCCAATCAAACACTTTCTGATGAGCAATTGTCAACCGATGGAGATTGTGGTATCTTGGATGAGATCATTTCAAGTACCAATGATACCCTTTCTTCTTTTTCTATATATCCAAATCCAGTAAAAAATGGTGAAACATTATACTTCGGAGAATTAGCAAATGCGAAATTGTATTCGACTATGGGAGTATTACAGTTCCAAACGGAGGAGGAAGTAGGTTCTATTACTATTAACCATCTTGAAAAAGGGTTTTATATTCTAGTATTAGAACAGGAAGGATATTCTGTTAGTAAAAAGATTTTAATAGAATAA
- a CDS encoding glycoside hydrolase family 16 protein: MKQLLLLFSPILLFISCEKPKENSTTQATEYSLVWSDEFNEGTMPDTSKWSYDIEGNKWQWGNQELQAYTKARPNNIKISEGNLIITAEKEEFLDPVSNKKFDYTSTRLISKGKGDWLYGKFVVRAKLPSGRGTWPAIWMLPTDWEYGDWPKSGEIDIMEHVGYEKDSIYASAHTEAYHHSIGTNKTKSIAITDAESNFHEYIVEWGPEEYSVYVDDQKYFTFKNEHKTYKQWPFDKRFHLLLNIAVGGMWGGMKGIDENIWPQSMYIDYVRVYQKQ, encoded by the coding sequence ATGAAACAACTTTTACTTCTTTTTTCACCTATTTTACTTTTTATCTCTTGTGAGAAACCTAAAGAGAATTCAACAACTCAAGCTACTGAATATTCATTAGTTTGGAGTGATGAGTTTAATGAGGGAACCATGCCCGATACTTCTAAATGGTCTTATGATATTGAAGGGAATAAATGGCAATGGGGAAATCAAGAGCTACAAGCCTATACTAAAGCTAGACCTAACAATATTAAAATCAGTGAGGGTAACCTGATTATCACTGCTGAAAAAGAAGAATTTTTAGACCCTGTATCCAATAAGAAATTCGATTATACCTCAACTAGACTAATTTCCAAAGGAAAAGGAGATTGGTTATACGGTAAGTTTGTTGTGAGAGCAAAGTTGCCTTCAGGTCGAGGAACTTGGCCAGCTATATGGATGCTTCCAACAGATTGGGAGTACGGTGATTGGCCTAAAAGTGGTGAGATCGATATTATGGAGCATGTAGGATACGAAAAAGATAGTATCTATGCATCGGCCCATACTGAGGCTTACCATCATTCTATTGGGACCAACAAAACAAAAAGTATCGCGATTACTGATGCAGAATCGAATTTCCATGAGTATATCGTTGAGTGGGGTCCTGAAGAATATAGTGTTTATGTAGATGATCAGAAGTACTTTACTTTTAAGAATGAACATAAAACCTATAAGCAATGGCCTTTTGATAAACGTTTTCATTTACTTTTAAACATTGCTGTTGGCGGAATGTGGGGAGGAATGAAAGGTATAGATGAAAACATTTGGCCTCAATCTATGTATATAGATTATGTTAGAGTTTACCAGAAACAATAA